The Streptomyces sp. NBC_01255 genome window below encodes:
- a CDS encoding DUF402 domain-containing protein, with translation MSGRSVEITLVKAGRTKIRYPAEVLTEVLTEEGGRLSVRAPWAAEGVRDFGFVRFEPGDVFVEHYWRDRWYTVKEVWSADGTLKGWYCDITRPAEIDGSGVVVEDLDLDLWVSADGSEVLRLDEDEFAASGLAASDPEAAERAVVALDELEVLGREGLIDLLGR, from the coding sequence ATGTCCGGACGATCGGTTGAGATCACCCTGGTGAAGGCGGGACGGACGAAGATCCGCTACCCGGCGGAAGTCCTCACGGAGGTTCTCACGGAGGAGGGCGGCCGGCTGTCGGTCCGTGCCCCGTGGGCCGCCGAGGGGGTACGGGACTTCGGCTTCGTACGGTTCGAACCGGGCGACGTCTTCGTGGAGCACTACTGGCGCGACCGCTGGTACACGGTCAAGGAGGTGTGGTCCGCCGACGGCACCCTCAAGGGCTGGTACTGCGACATCACCCGGCCGGCCGAGATCGACGGCTCGGGGGTGGTGGTCGAGGACCTGGACCTGGACCTGTGGGTGTCGGCGGACGGCAGCGAGGTGCTGCGGCTCGACGAGGACGAGTTCGCGGCGAGCGGCCTCGCCGCCTCCGACCCGGAGGCGGCGGAACGCGCCGTCGTGGCCCTCGACGAGCTCGAAGTGCTCGGCCGTGAGGGCCTGATCGACCTGCTGGGTCGGTAG
- a CDS encoding GNAT family N-acetyltransferase, with protein sequence MTVIVRDVRAEDAEGFARVRRAAVPFMLATAEQLVFDWAHAHPDSHERPLVAVTEDGEIIGTVQQRIAHDAPEPGIGSVNVYVDPARQRRGAGAALLRAAEEHLAEQGARTLYSWVLDTPEDRAWAERRRYAPSRSAHFLRLDLTTAELPPLQEPPAGVELLPAEHFAADPRPIFELDAVTTADEPGDVGAELDDYAHWRETTWNHPLHDRALTTVAVVDGVPAAFSAAQTDGLGRYNSGMTGTAPAFRGRGLAKLAKNASLHRARAAGCVEAFTGNDAGNEPMLAINKWFGYEIGATEVRHVRTIG encoded by the coding sequence ATGACTGTGATCGTCCGTGATGTACGAGCCGAGGACGCCGAGGGTTTCGCGCGCGTCCGCCGTGCCGCCGTGCCCTTCATGCTCGCGACCGCCGAGCAACTCGTCTTCGACTGGGCCCACGCCCACCCCGACAGCCACGAGCGGCCGCTCGTCGCGGTGACCGAGGACGGCGAGATCATCGGGACCGTCCAGCAGCGGATCGCGCACGACGCGCCGGAGCCGGGCATCGGCTCCGTCAACGTGTACGTGGACCCCGCGCGCCAGCGGCGCGGTGCCGGGGCGGCGCTGCTGCGCGCCGCCGAGGAGCACCTCGCGGAGCAGGGCGCGCGGACCCTGTACAGCTGGGTCCTGGACACGCCGGAGGACCGTGCGTGGGCCGAGCGGCGGAGGTACGCGCCCAGCCGTTCCGCCCACTTCCTCCGCCTCGACCTGACGACGGCCGAACTGCCGCCGCTCCAGGAGCCGCCGGCCGGTGTCGAACTGCTGCCGGCCGAGCACTTCGCGGCCGATCCGCGGCCGATCTTCGAGCTGGACGCGGTGACGACCGCCGACGAGCCGGGTGACGTGGGGGCCGAGCTGGACGACTACGCGCACTGGCGGGAGACGACCTGGAACCATCCGCTCCATGACCGGGCGCTGACGACGGTCGCGGTGGTGGACGGGGTGCCCGCGGCGTTCAGCGCGGCGCAGACGGACGGGCTCGGCCGGTACAACTCGGGAATGACGGGCACGGCGCCCGCCTTCCGCGGCCGCGGGCTCGCGAAACTCGCGAAGAACGCGTCCCTGCACCGGGCCCGGGCGGCGGGGTGCGTGGAGGCGTTCACGGGGAACGACGCCGGCAACGAGCCGATGCTGGCGATCAACAAGTGGTTCGGCTACGAGATCGGCGCGACGGAGGTGCGGCATGTCCGGACGATCGGTTGA
- a CDS encoding GntR family transcriptional regulator: protein MTLTIAVDHDSTTAPYEQLRAQISERARSGRLPVGYKLPTVRGLAEELGLAANTVAKAYKALEADGVIETRGRHGTFVAAAGDAATRRAATAAAQYAEEARRLGLSREAAEAAVSEALRAAYDN from the coding sequence GTGACACTCACCATCGCCGTGGACCACGACTCCACCACCGCTCCGTACGAACAGCTGCGTGCCCAGATCTCGGAGCGGGCCCGGTCGGGCAGACTGCCGGTCGGATACAAGCTGCCGACGGTACGGGGACTCGCGGAGGAGCTGGGCCTCGCCGCGAACACCGTCGCCAAGGCCTACAAGGCGCTGGAGGCGGACGGAGTGATCGAGACGCGCGGGCGCCACGGGACCTTCGTCGCGGCGGCCGGCGACGCGGCGACCCGCCGGGCCGCCACCGCCGCCGCCCAGTACGCCGAAGAGGCCCGTCGCCTCGGCCTCAGCCGCGAGGCCGCGGAGGCGGCGGTGAGCGAGGCCCTGCGCGCGGCGTACGACAACTGA
- a CDS encoding DUF5925 domain-containing protein — MGAMADTPPVPSEPQRSLPIRLNLDDSDSPADVVDALFLGRFATGEQPHSHSTTLDRVKPEATLLPADARVLRAAKDDDRSAVLAEGEGWTLLISRWNRGADVTVTASDAEVAERVLKEATDGAKDEPEPQPENVTMGFWYVSPRRGPHRTTRQISAGTWDEVRPNYSAPVADSMDRLMTVTPESIAGRLLLLHGPPGTGKTSALRTLARSWREWCQVDCVLDPERLFNDVGYLMDIAIGEDEGTAKGRWRLLLLEDCDELIRGEAKHTAGQALSRLLNLTDGLLGQGRNVLVGVTTNEDLERLHPAVVRPGRCLARIEVGPLTRAESVTWLGREEGVPREGATLAELFALRRGTPPAELPEPRTAGAGLYL; from the coding sequence ATGGGCGCCATGGCTGACACCCCACCGGTACCGTCCGAGCCTCAGCGGTCGCTGCCCATCAGGCTCAACCTCGACGACAGCGACTCGCCGGCCGACGTCGTCGACGCGCTCTTCCTCGGCCGCTTCGCGACCGGCGAGCAGCCTCACTCGCACAGCACCACCCTGGACCGGGTCAAGCCCGAGGCGACGCTCCTTCCCGCGGACGCCCGGGTCCTGCGGGCCGCGAAGGACGACGACCGCAGCGCCGTGCTCGCCGAGGGCGAGGGCTGGACGCTGCTGATCTCCCGCTGGAACCGCGGCGCGGACGTCACCGTCACGGCCTCGGACGCGGAGGTCGCGGAGCGGGTCCTCAAGGAGGCGACCGACGGGGCGAAGGACGAGCCGGAACCGCAGCCGGAGAACGTGACGATGGGCTTCTGGTACGTGTCGCCCCGGCGCGGCCCGCACCGCACCACCCGGCAGATCAGCGCCGGGACCTGGGACGAGGTCCGGCCCAACTACTCGGCGCCGGTTGCCGATTCCATGGACCGGCTGATGACGGTGACCCCCGAGTCGATCGCGGGCCGGCTCCTGCTGCTGCACGGGCCGCCGGGGACCGGCAAGACGTCCGCGCTGCGGACCCTGGCCCGGTCCTGGCGCGAGTGGTGCCAGGTGGACTGCGTCCTGGACCCGGAGCGGCTGTTCAACGACGTCGGCTATCTGATGGACATCGCCATCGGGGAGGACGAGGGCACGGCGAAGGGCCGCTGGCGGCTGCTGCTCCTGGAGGACTGCGACGAGCTGATCCGGGGCGAGGCGAAGCACACGGCGGGGCAGGCCCTGTCGCGGCTGCTCAACCTGACGGACGGGCTGCTCGGGCAGGGACGCAACGTCCTGGTCGGGGTCACCACCAACGAGGACCTGGAGCGGCTCCACCCGGCCGTCGTCCGCCCGGGCCGCTGTCTGGCGCGGATCGAGGTCGGACCGCTGACCAGGGCGGAGTCCGTCACCTGGCTCGGACGCGAAGAGGGCGTGCCGCGCGAGGGCGCGACGCTGGCGGAGCTGTTCGCGCTGCGCCGCGGCACGCCCCCGGCGGAACTCCCGGAACCCCGTACGGCGGGGGCGGGGCTCTACTTGTAG
- a CDS encoding polysaccharide deacetylase family protein, giving the protein MNAEAETGAVRNRGVPVLMYHAVDRDPAPATLGLSVTPEAFAAQMAVVAERGFTPLTTAALADAWRTGRPLPARPLLVTFDDGYEGVHRHALPVLAAHSFVSTVFVSTGWLRGKHDEGGALDTMLDWGQVRELADAGTEIGGHSHTHPQLDQLDARRLRFETLRCREIVGEELGSAPSSFAYPYGYSSRRVRRTVREAGFTQALAVGNALACRGQGPYALERVTVRRSTGIKEFTRLVEGRAVAWNFAADRAVTKGYALVRRARGVARGHWI; this is encoded by the coding sequence ATGAACGCGGAGGCGGAGACCGGAGCCGTACGCAACCGCGGCGTGCCCGTCCTCATGTACCACGCCGTCGACCGGGATCCCGCTCCCGCCACCCTGGGGCTCTCCGTCACCCCCGAGGCCTTCGCCGCGCAGATGGCGGTGGTCGCCGAACGCGGCTTCACCCCGCTGACGACCGCGGCGCTCGCCGACGCCTGGCGCACCGGCCGCCCGCTGCCCGCCCGGCCGCTCCTCGTCACCTTCGACGACGGATACGAGGGCGTGCACCGGCACGCCCTCCCCGTGCTCGCCGCGCACTCCTTCGTGAGCACCGTCTTCGTCTCCACCGGCTGGCTGCGCGGCAAGCACGACGAGGGCGGGGCGCTCGACACCATGCTCGACTGGGGGCAGGTGCGGGAACTGGCCGACGCGGGCACGGAGATCGGCGGCCACAGCCACACCCATCCGCAGCTCGACCAGCTCGACGCGCGGCGGCTGCGCTTCGAGACGCTGCGCTGCCGGGAGATCGTCGGCGAGGAACTCGGCAGCGCCCCGTCCTCCTTCGCGTACCCGTACGGATACTCCAGCCGGCGGGTCCGGCGCACGGTCCGGGAGGCCGGGTTCACGCAGGCGCTCGCCGTGGGCAACGCCCTGGCCTGCCGCGGGCAGGGGCCGTACGCCCTGGAGCGGGTCACCGTGCGCCGGTCGACGGGGATCAAGGAGTTCACCCGGCTCGTGGAGGGCCGGGCGGTCGCCTGGAACTTCGCGGCCGACCGGGCCGTGACGAAGGGGTACGCGCTCGTCCGGCGCGCCCGGGGTGTCGCACGGGGCCACTGGATCTGA
- a CDS encoding glycosyltransferase family 2 protein, with translation MNERTSPGAFSVVICVYTEERWEDILAAVDSVRKQSLPPLETLLVVDHNERLLQRLTEEYADERLHEEVRVLANAGPRGLSSGRNTGISAARGEFVAFLDDDAVAERDWLHHFAAAYDGPEVMAVGGRTLPAWASGRRPVWFPEEFDWVVGCTYRGLPPGRTRVRNVLGGNASFRRTAFDAAGGFATGIGRDGDRRPLGGEETELCIRLAKALPGAILLIDDRAVIHHKVPAVRERFGYFRTRVYAEGLSKALVARSVGAQKGLESERRYTTRVLPAGVLRGVRDALRGRSGGAGRAGAIVTGVTVAAGGYALGTLRARRGDPTFSWGPIERAGDGAAGNGTTVDRRTDDRTAMDSAVEGAAS, from the coding sequence TTGAACGAACGCACGTCCCCGGGCGCCTTCTCGGTGGTGATCTGCGTCTACACGGAGGAGCGGTGGGAGGACATCCTCGCCGCCGTCGACTCCGTCCGGAAGCAGTCGCTGCCGCCGCTGGAGACGCTGCTCGTGGTCGACCACAACGAGCGGCTCCTGCAACGGCTCACCGAGGAGTACGCGGACGAGCGGCTCCATGAGGAGGTGCGGGTGCTCGCCAACGCGGGCCCCCGCGGCCTCTCCTCCGGCCGCAACACCGGGATCTCCGCCGCCCGCGGCGAGTTCGTGGCCTTCCTCGACGACGACGCCGTCGCCGAGCGGGACTGGCTCCACCACTTCGCCGCCGCCTACGACGGGCCCGAGGTCATGGCCGTCGGCGGCCGGACCCTGCCCGCCTGGGCCTCCGGCCGCCGCCCGGTCTGGTTCCCCGAGGAGTTCGACTGGGTCGTCGGCTGTACGTACCGGGGCCTGCCCCCGGGCCGGACCCGCGTGCGCAACGTCCTCGGCGGCAACGCCTCCTTCCGCCGCACCGCCTTCGACGCGGCGGGCGGATTCGCCACCGGCATCGGCCGGGACGGCGACCGGCGGCCCCTCGGCGGCGAGGAGACCGAACTCTGCATCCGGCTCGCCAAGGCACTGCCCGGGGCGATCCTGCTGATCGACGACCGCGCGGTCATCCACCACAAGGTGCCCGCCGTCCGTGAGCGCTTCGGCTACTTCCGCACCCGGGTGTACGCCGAGGGGCTCTCCAAGGCACTCGTCGCGCGGAGCGTCGGCGCGCAGAAGGGGCTGGAGTCCGAACGGCGCTACACCACACGGGTGTTGCCCGCGGGGGTCCTGCGCGGGGTGCGCGACGCGCTGCGCGGCCGGTCCGGCGGCGCGGGGCGGGCCGGGGCGATCGTGACCGGGGTGACGGTCGCGGCCGGCGGCTACGCGCTCGGCACGCTACGGGCGCGGCGGGGCGACCCGACGTTCTCCTGGGGACCGATCGAGCGGGCGGGGGACGGTGCGGCCGGGAACGGCACCACCGTTGACCGTAGGACCGACGACCGTACGGCCATGGACAGCGCCGTCGAGGGGGCCGCCTCATGA
- a CDS encoding glycosyltransferase family 2 protein, producing MSSFLRPATTGQEMTEPSRIAAQYRAITSHLAITPPVSVVIPAMNEAENLPYVFKTLPEWIHEVVLVDGNSTDDTVNVARELWPDVKVVKQVGKGKGDALISGFAACTGDIIVMVDADGSADGQEIVSYVSALVGGADFAKGSRFANGGGTDDMTTIRRLGNWALCTLVNRKFGARYTDLCYGYNAFWRHCLDKVTLDCTGFEIETLINIRVVKAGLKVQEVPSHEYLRIHGVSNLNAVRDGIRVLKVILKEKGVRKAARRRPAAFSVNVPRGEVS from the coding sequence ATGAGCTCGTTCCTGCGCCCGGCCACTACGGGCCAAGAAATGACCGAGCCGAGTCGAATAGCGGCCCAGTATCGGGCCATCACTTCGCATTTGGCGATCACTCCCCCGGTGAGTGTCGTCATTCCCGCGATGAATGAGGCCGAAAATCTTCCGTACGTCTTCAAGACGCTGCCGGAATGGATCCACGAAGTCGTCCTCGTCGACGGAAATTCCACCGACGACACCGTGAATGTCGCCCGCGAACTCTGGCCGGACGTCAAGGTGGTCAAGCAGGTCGGCAAGGGCAAGGGTGACGCCCTGATCAGCGGCTTCGCCGCCTGCACCGGCGACATCATCGTCATGGTCGACGCCGACGGCTCGGCCGACGGCCAGGAGATCGTCTCCTACGTCTCCGCTCTCGTCGGCGGTGCCGACTTCGCCAAGGGCTCGCGATTCGCCAACGGCGGCGGCACGGACGACATGACGACCATTCGCAGACTCGGCAACTGGGCCCTCTGCACGCTCGTCAACCGCAAGTTCGGCGCCCGCTACACCGACCTCTGCTACGGCTACAACGCCTTCTGGCGCCACTGCCTCGACAAGGTCACGCTCGACTGCACCGGATTCGAGATCGAGACGCTCATCAACATCCGCGTGGTCAAGGCCGGCCTCAAGGTCCAGGAAGTGCCCAGCCACGAATACCTGCGCATCCACGGCGTGAGCAACCTCAACGCCGTGCGCGACGGGATCCGGGTCCTCAAGGTCATCCTGAAGGAGAAGGGCGTCCGCAAGGCGGCCCGCCGCCGGCCCGCCGCGTTCTCGGTCAACGTCCCCCGGGGAGAGGTGTCTTGA
- a CDS encoding SGNH/GDSL hydrolase family protein → MRLSRFAALSSSLLLGAVLALTGVSAAQAAETAALDYVALGDSYSSGVGAGSYDSASGDCKRSTKAFPVLWKNANAPSSFAFTACSGARTGDVTANQLGPLSAATDLVSVTIGGNDAGFADVMTTCVLQSEATCINRVNQAKAYVDSTLPGKLDSVYTAIRNKAPAAEVVVLGYPRFYKLGGNCVAGLSESERSAINGASDYLNAAVAKRAADHGYTFASVVPTFTGHEICSGSAWLHSVNWLNIGESYHPTAAGQSGGYLPSFNGAV, encoded by the coding sequence ATGAGACTGTCCCGCTTCGCGGCCCTTTCGTCCTCGCTCCTGCTCGGTGCCGTCCTCGCCCTCACCGGGGTGAGCGCGGCTCAGGCGGCCGAAACCGCCGCCCTCGACTACGTGGCACTGGGAGACTCGTACTCCTCCGGTGTCGGCGCCGGCAGCTATGACAGCGCCAGTGGCGACTGCAAGCGCTCCACGAAGGCGTTTCCGGTCCTCTGGAAGAACGCCAACGCCCCCTCCTCCTTCGCGTTCACGGCTTGCTCGGGCGCCCGAACGGGTGATGTGACCGCCAATCAGCTCGGCCCCCTCTCCGCCGCCACCGACCTGGTCTCCGTCACGATCGGGGGAAATGACGCCGGTTTCGCCGACGTCATGACGACCTGTGTGCTGCAGTCCGAGGCCACCTGTATCAACCGCGTGAATCAGGCCAAGGCGTACGTGGACTCGACGCTGCCCGGCAAGCTCGACTCCGTCTACACGGCCATCAGGAACAAGGCACCCGCCGCCGAGGTCGTCGTCCTCGGCTACCCGCGCTTCTACAAGCTGGGCGGCAACTGCGTCGCCGGGCTGAGCGAGAGCGAGCGCAGCGCCATCAACGGCGCCTCGGACTACCTCAACGCGGCCGTGGCCAAGCGTGCGGCCGACCACGGCTACACCTTCGCCAGCGTCGTCCCGACCTTCACCGGCCACGAGATCTGCTCGGGCTCCGCCTGGCTGCACAGCGTCAACTGGCTCAACATCGGCGAGTCCTACCACCCGACCGCCGCCGGACAGTCGGGCGGCTACCTGCCGTCCTTCAACGGGGCGGTGTAG
- a CDS encoding protein kinase domain-containing protein has translation MTVIAGRYRLLDVLAEGATATVWRALDETLVREVALKEFRAPAGLPADEVPLLYARLERTARAASRISHPSVVTVHGVATEDGRPWVVMELVRGLTLAETLEAAGPLSAPEAARVGAEVLAALRAAREAGVRHPGVDPGHVLLANDGRVVVTGFGTESTTRPEDEPDTVADLPSLGALLDVATGGRPGPLAAVVERLRSEDPESALTMDQTEEELRRIAPGATPRTTGPVRTESSTPRRGDGDGEGPRAGSPPSPPDRTPPPRRPSGPRRGPVLTAGLVGILLITGALTYHLVRDGEPGTGPGPGGVTSTAPAGPGSTGTGDGSATPPR, from the coding sequence ATGACGGTGATCGCGGGTCGGTACCGGCTGCTGGACGTCCTCGCGGAAGGGGCGACGGCCACGGTCTGGCGCGCCCTCGACGAGACCCTCGTCCGCGAGGTGGCCCTCAAGGAGTTCCGCGCCCCGGCCGGACTCCCGGCCGACGAAGTCCCCCTCCTGTACGCGCGCCTGGAGCGCACGGCGCGGGCGGCCTCCCGGATCTCCCACCCCTCGGTGGTGACGGTGCACGGCGTGGCCACCGAGGACGGCCGGCCGTGGGTCGTGATGGAGCTGGTCCGCGGACTCACCCTCGCCGAGACGCTGGAGGCCGCCGGTCCGCTGTCCGCGCCGGAGGCCGCGCGCGTCGGCGCCGAGGTCCTCGCCGCGCTCCGGGCGGCGCGCGAGGCGGGTGTCCGCCACCCGGGCGTGGACCCCGGGCACGTCCTGCTCGCCAATGACGGACGGGTCGTCGTCACCGGATTCGGCACGGAATCCACCACCCGGCCGGAGGACGAGCCGGACACGGTGGCGGACCTGCCCTCCCTCGGGGCGCTCCTCGACGTGGCCACGGGAGGCCGGCCGGGGCCGCTGGCCGCCGTGGTGGAACGGCTGCGGAGCGAGGACCCGGAGTCGGCCCTGACCATGGATCAGACCGAGGAGGAGCTGCGGCGGATCGCCCCCGGGGCCACGCCACGGACCACGGGGCCCGTGAGGACGGAGTCCTCCACGCCCCGGAGGGGAGACGGCGACGGCGAGGGTCCGCGGGCCGGGAGTCCGCCTTCCCCGCCGGACCGTACGCCGCCGCCCCGGCGACCCTCAGGGCCCCGCCGGGGCCCGGTCCTCACGGCCGGGCTCGTCGGGATCCTGCTGATCACGGGGGCGTTGACGTACCACCTCGTACGGGACGGGGAACCGGGCACCGGTCCCGGTCCGGGCGGGGTCACGAGCACCGCTCCGGCCGGTCCCGGGTCCACGGGTACGGGGGACGGATCCGCTACACCGCCCCGTTGA
- a CDS encoding CaiB/BaiF CoA transferase family protein, whose protein sequence is MSTQPLPLEGITVVAVEQAVAAPFATRQLADLGARVVKIERPDGGDFARGYDTAARGLASHFVWCNRGKESVAVDLKDPRGLALARRLVAGADVFVQNLAQGAAARLGLDAATLCAAHPRLIAVDVSGYGAAGPYAHKRAYDMLVQCEAGLVSVTGTPDQPVKSGIPAADIAAGMYAFSGVLAALVRRGTTGRGGPVEVSLLDSLAEWMGHPLHHGSHGGTAPARTGLAHAVIAPYDAYPTADGGLVLLSVQNDREWRRLAEQVIGRPELAEDPAFATNTARVAGRAATDAVVAEALAPLTAPEALARLDAAGVACARLNSVAELADHPQLMARDRWRPVDSPVGPLRSLLPPIVFPDGPEPRMDRIPALGQDTDEVLGELGVPEAEVKELRSAGVIA, encoded by the coding sequence ATGAGCACTCAGCCACTCCCCCTCGAAGGGATCACGGTCGTCGCCGTCGAGCAGGCCGTCGCCGCCCCCTTCGCCACCCGGCAGCTCGCGGACCTCGGCGCCCGTGTCGTCAAGATCGAGCGCCCGGACGGCGGGGACTTCGCCCGGGGGTACGACACGGCCGCCCGCGGCCTCGCCTCGCACTTCGTCTGGTGCAACCGCGGCAAGGAGTCGGTGGCGGTCGACCTCAAGGACCCCCGGGGCCTGGCGCTGGCCCGGCGCCTGGTGGCCGGCGCCGACGTCTTCGTCCAGAACCTGGCGCAGGGCGCCGCGGCCCGGCTCGGCCTCGACGCCGCCACGCTGTGCGCCGCACACCCGCGGCTGATCGCCGTGGACGTCTCGGGGTACGGGGCGGCCGGACCGTACGCGCACAAGCGGGCGTACGACATGCTCGTCCAGTGCGAGGCGGGCCTCGTCTCGGTGACCGGCACCCCGGACCAGCCGGTCAAGTCGGGAATCCCGGCGGCCGACATCGCCGCCGGGATGTACGCCTTCTCGGGTGTCCTCGCCGCTCTCGTACGGCGCGGCACGACCGGGCGCGGCGGTCCCGTTGAGGTCTCCCTGCTCGACTCGCTGGCCGAGTGGATGGGGCATCCGCTGCACCACGGGTCGCACGGAGGCACGGCCCCGGCGCGAACGGGGCTCGCGCACGCGGTGATCGCCCCGTACGACGCCTATCCGACGGCCGACGGGGGTCTGGTGCTGCTCTCCGTGCAGAACGACCGCGAGTGGCGACGGCTCGCCGAACAGGTCATCGGCCGCCCCGAGCTCGCCGAGGACCCGGCCTTCGCGACGAACACGGCCCGGGTCGCCGGGCGCGCGGCGACGGACGCGGTGGTGGCGGAGGCACTGGCCCCGCTCACGGCCCCGGAGGCGCTGGCGCGTCTCGACGCGGCGGGCGTCGCCTGCGCCCGGCTCAACTCGGTCGCGGAGCTCGCGGACCACCCCCAGCTGATGGCCCGGGACCGCTGGAGGCCGGTGGACTCCCCGGTCGGGCCGCTGCGTTCACTGCTGCCGCCGATCGTCTTCCCGGACGGCCCGGAGCCGCGCATGGACCGGATCCCGGCCCTCGGCCAGGACACGGACGAGGTCCTCGGGGAGCTCGGGGTGCCCGAGGCGGAGGTGAAGGAGCTCAGGAGCGCGGGCGTGATCGCCTGA
- a CDS encoding ABC transporter permease → MSALVHDGTAVLGRHLQRIRHAPAITVMTQTMPIVFLLFFGYVFGSALSMPGAEYRAYLVPGMLVATAAGGLMTGMFQAAQDSHRGVMDRFRTLPVSRAAVPLGQALADLVASAVGTVPLILVGLAMGWRIEGTALEALGAFGLLLLFRFATTWIGILLGLASQSEEAAGQLGSATFMLPLLSNAYIPTDGMPGWLRTVAEWNPISAVTTAVRKLFGNAPVPADAAWPVAHPVAGALLWSVALIALFAPLAVRRYARR, encoded by the coding sequence GTGAGCGCACTCGTGCACGACGGGACCGCCGTCCTCGGCCGCCACCTCCAGCGGATCCGGCACGCCCCCGCCATCACCGTCATGACCCAGACGATGCCGATCGTCTTCCTCCTCTTCTTCGGGTACGTCTTCGGCAGCGCGCTCTCCATGCCCGGCGCCGAGTACCGGGCCTATCTGGTCCCCGGCATGCTCGTCGCCACGGCCGCCGGCGGCCTGATGACCGGCATGTTCCAGGCCGCGCAGGACTCGCACCGGGGCGTCATGGACCGCTTCCGGACCCTGCCCGTGAGCCGGGCCGCCGTCCCCCTCGGACAGGCGCTCGCCGACCTGGTGGCGAGCGCGGTCGGCACGGTCCCGCTGATCCTCGTCGGGCTCGCGATGGGCTGGCGGATCGAGGGCACCGCCCTGGAGGCCCTGGGCGCCTTCGGCCTGCTGCTCCTCTTCCGCTTCGCGACGACCTGGATCGGCATCCTGCTCGGCCTGGCCTCGCAGAGCGAGGAGGCGGCCGGCCAGCTGGGCAGCGCCACCTTCATGCTGCCGCTGCTCTCCAACGCGTACATCCCGACGGACGGCATGCCGGGGTGGCTGCGGACGGTCGCCGAGTGGAACCCGATCTCGGCGGTCACCACGGCGGTACGGAAGCTCTTCGGCAACGCGCCCGTACCGGCGGACGCCGCCTGGCCGGTTGCCCACCCGGTGGCGGGGGCGCTGCTCTGGTCGGTGGCCCTGATCGCGCTCTTCGCCCCGCTCGCGGTCCGCCGCTACGCCCGGCGCTGA
- a CDS encoding ATP-binding cassette domain-containing protein, giving the protein MTTTYAVLSEGLQKRYGEVHALRGLDLAVPEGTVCGVLGPNGAGKTTAVRILTTLVAPDAGSARVAGHDVVRDPAGVRRKIAVTGQYASVDGDLTGAENLRLFARLLRAPRSRADELLERFGLTAAADRPARTYSGGMRRRLDLAASLLVRPDVLFLDEPTTGLDPHSRNGIWDAVRGLASEGTTVLLTTQYLEEADQLADDIVLIDDGRVAQRGTPAELKALIGHYAEVVVADPALLEAAAAVLDRLTGAAPALDAERRTVGAVTADTTLTLPRIVREIDAAGVHIVDASLRPPTLDEVFLRLTARKEFAA; this is encoded by the coding sequence ATGACTACTACGTACGCTGTACTTAGTGAGGGTCTGCAGAAACGGTACGGGGAGGTCCACGCCCTGCGCGGGCTCGACCTGGCCGTCCCCGAAGGCACGGTCTGCGGCGTCCTCGGCCCCAACGGCGCCGGCAAGACCACCGCCGTCCGGATCCTGACGACCCTGGTCGCACCCGACGCGGGCAGCGCGCGGGTCGCCGGGCACGACGTGGTGCGCGACCCGGCGGGCGTACGCCGCAAGATCGCGGTCACCGGCCAGTACGCCTCCGTCGACGGCGACCTGACCGGCGCCGAGAACCTCCGGCTCTTCGCCCGGCTCCTGCGCGCCCCGCGCTCCCGCGCCGACGAACTCCTGGAGCGGTTCGGCCTGACCGCCGCGGCCGACCGGCCCGCGCGCACGTACTCGGGCGGGATGCGGCGCCGCCTCGACCTGGCCGCGAGCCTGCTCGTCCGGCCCGACGTCCTCTTCCTCGACGAGCCGACGACCGGACTCGACCCGCACAGCCGGAACGGCATCTGGGACGCCGTACGGGGGTTGGCGTCCGAGGGCACGACCGTCCTGCTCACCACCCAGTACCTGGAGGAGGCCGACCAGCTCGCCGACGACATCGTCCTGATCGACGACGGACGGGTCGCCCAGCGCGGCACACCCGCCGAACTCAAGGCGCTCATCGGCCACTACGCCGAGGTCGTCGTCGCCGACCCCGCCCTCCTGGAAGCGGCCGCCGCCGTCCTCGACCGGCTCACCGGCGCCGCCCCCGCCCTGGACGCCGAGCGGCGCACGGTCGGCGCGGTGACCGCGGACACCACGCTCACCCTCCCCCGGATCGTCCGCGAGATCGACGCCGCCGGGGTCCACATCGTCGACGCCTCCCTGCGTCCGCCCACCCTCGACGAGGTGTTCCTGCGCCTCACCGCCCGGAAGGAGTTCGCCGCGTGA